In Arcanobacterium canis, the sequence GCGCCAACTGCCTTTTCGATGTCTGTCGTGAGCGTGTCGCGCAACGGGCAACCAGCAACGGTGAGTTTGATACCGATTGTGGCAGAACCTGCGTCGTCGATTTCTACACTTGACACCATATTTAATTCGGTGATGGGGCGCCTAATTTCAGGATCGTTCACTGTGGCCAGTGCTTGGGTAATAGTCTCTACGCTGGGAATACTCATAATCTGCATTCTACTGGGTGACGGAGAAAGAAAAGATGTGGGATTACTCGCCTAATTTGGCACGCAAGGCAGCGATCTCACGGTCCTTTTCTTCAATAAGGGATCGCAACTCCTCGCGGTCGTCGCGAACCGGATCGATCAATTCCATTGTTTCTTCTAGCTGATCGCGAATTTCGCTGCGCACAAAGTCACGGGTCGCAAGTTCATTGATCGCCAGTCGAAGTGAGGCGATCTCACGGGTAAGGAATTCCGTGTCCTGGAGATTACGCTCAGCGGTTTGACGATCATTTTCTGCAACCACGCGATCACGGTCATCCTGACGATTCTGT encodes:
- a CDS encoding DUF1003 domain-containing protein, with amino-acid sequence MKRFDEPMESRSRRFAFFRPDPDFAGVWAERIARFSGTPKFLIYLTIFVAVWLGWNTYAPESVQFDSAALGFTALTLMLSLQASYAAPLILLAQNRQDDRDRVVAENDRQTAERNLQDTEFLTREIASLRLAINELATRDFVRSEIRDQLEETMELIDPVRDDREELRSLIEEKDREIAALRAKLGE